ATCTTTTTTTGCTCTTTTTTTTGACAAGAAGTCTGAAGTAACAATCCTAAAAAAAGAATGGTAACTAATTGTATTTTTTTCATTTTGGTAAATTTTTAATTTATATTTATTACATCGTAGGAATAGCTAAGGAAACTCCCTCAGATATTGGATTTCCAATAACAGGATTTCCATTTTTATCCCATTTTATTTGTTGCATTCTAGGCGATCTTTTCACACCGCAGCCGTCGCCAGGATTTGAATTTGCATGGTATAAAATCCAGTCTTCTTTTCCATTTGGTGATTTAAAAAACGAATTGTGTCCTGGAGCATACACTTTGGTTTTATCTGATTGTTCCAAAATTGGTTTATCTGTTTTCACCCATGCCGAAGGATCCAATAAATTATTTTTTCCGGTAAAAGTGAGCAATCCTAAACTGTAATTATCCGTCCAACAACCACTTGCCGAAAAAACAATAAATACCTTCTTTTTATGAGTTAGAAATTGAGGTCCCTCATTTACATTTACTTGTGCTGGATTTACGTCATCGTGTAATGCACCATACAATTCCCAAGAGTTTGTTGGACTGGAAATTAGAACTCTTTCTCCATCAATTTGAGTAGGAGTTTTCATTTTGGCGATATAAATATTTTGTTGGCCATTAGTGTCTCCTTCCCAACCAGCCCAAATCATATACAATTGTTTTTTATACGTAAAAACATTACCATCAATAGCCCATTTATCGGTTTGTGAGGCGATTTTTCCTTTAAAAATCCATTCGCCTTCCATTGGGTTTTTAGAAGAATTTTCTAAAGCATACATCCTGTGTGAATTGTTAGAACCGTTGTCTGCTGCAAAATACACATACCATTTGCCCTTAATAAAGTGAAATTCAGGTGCCCAAACTTCGGAAGAATATTGGGTATTTTTTGGAGCAATCCAAATGGTTTTTCTTTCAGCATTTTTTAAATCAGCTAAATTTTTAGTTTTCCAAAGCACTATTTGGTTTTGCATGGTATGAGTATAGTAATAATATCCGTTATGATAAGTACTATATGGGTCGGCACCATAATCTAAAATAGGATTGGTAAATGTTTGTTGTGCCGATACAGTGTTACTTCCGATACAAAATAGAATCAGTAATAGTGTTTGTTTTAACATGGAATTATTTATTTTCATATATAGCTGTTTATTATTTATTTGTGACCGATTTTTGGTCATGCTCCTTCCGTTACCTAATTAATGGATTGTATTACTTCTTGATTTATCTTTTTAATCTCTCTAAAATTCATTTTATCCACTTTTCTGTCATAGGTCATAAAACCATTTACTTCGCCTTCCACATCAGTAGTTTGTGTGTAAACTGCCGCCGAAAATCCTGATTTTGCCATTGTTTTTAATTGTTTGGCGTATTTTATATATTCGGCAGTTACTTCATCAGAATTTTTAAATTTAACGTACCCCCAGTTATTATCTGATTTCCATAAATGTCCTTCAAGCGGCAATCCAATTCCGCCATATTCTCCTAAAACGGTCACTCTTTGTCCGTCATACAAATACATATCAGGCCCAGGATAATTGTGCAAATCCAGAATATCACCAGTAGTAAAATGATTTCCGCCACTAGCTGGATTAATCAATCGTGTAGGGTCGTGAGCCATTGTCCATTCTGCAATTTCTGTAGTCTTGAATTGCCCCCAACCTTCATTAAATGGAACCCAGACAACAATACTTGGATACGAATATAAATGATTCATTATTTCTTTCCACTCTTTTCTGTAAATAGCTTCCGATTCCGCTGTACGATGCAATTCTGTTCCGTTAAAATATTTTAAGTTTTGCCAAATAGGTTGTTCATCGCCACTTGGCATGTCCTGCCATACTAAAATTCCCAGTTGATCACAGTGAGTATACCAGCGTTCCGGTTCTACTTTTACATGTTTTCTAATCATATTGAAACCTAATTCCTTGGTTTTAATAATGTCATATTTTAAAGCTTCATCGGTAGGAGCCGTATACAAACCATCAGGCCACCAGCCTTGATCCAGTGGACCAAATTCGAAGTAATTTTTGTTATTCAGTTGCATTCTTACAATTCCGTTTTCATCTCGTTTTTTTGAAATTTTTCGCATTGCAAAATACCCTTTTACTTCGTCTAAAACGGTTTTATTTTTCAATAATCTAATTTTGGTATGGTATAGAAAAGGAGATTCTGGTGACCATAATTTAGGAGTTGCAATTGCAATTTCAATGGCTTGTCCTACTACTGCTTTAGCACTTCCTATTAATTGGTCATTATCATAAATAGCAACTTCAACTATCTCTTCGGCTGATGATCCGGCAATTTCCGGAATCAATTGAATTGTTTTAGTATCTATATTTGGAGTAGTTTTTACAGTAGTAATATACTTTTTGCTAACAGGTTCAATCCAAACGGTTTGCCAAATTCCAGTTACAGGAGTATACCAGATTCCTTCGGGATTTTTCACCTGTTTCCCTCTTGGTTGCGGCCCTTCATTAGAAGGGTCCCAAACTTTAACTGTTAAGGTTTGATTTTTTGAAGTCAAAAAAGGTGTGATATCAAAAGAAAATGGCGTGTATCCGCCTGTATGAGAACCAATTTTGATTCCATTTAACCAAATTTCAGTTTTCCAGTCAACTGCTCCAAAATGCAATAATATGTTTTTTGATTTCCAATTAGCAGGAACGGAAAAATTAGTTTCATACCATAACTCATTTTTGGCACCAACCTCTTTCATAACCCCAGATAAACTTGATTCAATTGCAAATGGAACCAGTATTTTGCCATCATATTTTTTGGGCATATCATTACCCACTTCTTTTATGGCATAATTCCATAAACCGTTTAAGTTTTTCCATTGCTCACGTTCCATAATTGGCCGTGGATATTCGGGTAAAACAGCATTTGGATCTACTTTTTCGGACCAAATTGTTTTGAGCTTGTTCCCTTGAGGTTTCCATTGTGCATGAACTGCACAAATCAAACTCAAAAAGAGCAAAACAGTTATTTTATATTTCATTCTATTTTTTATAAGATTAAACTAAAAATCAAATTACCGGGACTAAATATCCCGATAATTTGAACCACTTAAACTAACCAACCACAGTTATTATCAAAAAATATTCTATTTTTTTATTGTGCAAATATTGTATCTCTTTTATTTAGAATTTACTTCAGATGTAATTTTTTTAATAAAATCAGTTTCTGATTTTTTATAGGGTGTTCCATCCGAGTTAAATATTTCATGAAACCATACTGGAGGTGCTGCAGTATATTTTTTTGTCCAACTATCCCAAGGGAATTTAGTTTGTGTTTTTCCGTCTACAAATCCCCAATTGATCATAGCAATTTTATTTTCTTTGGCAATGGGTAAAAATCCTTCAAATGTGCTGCCATTTGGTCTAGCCATGTATTCAGTACATAACAATGGTTTTCCGTAGCGTTTTAGTTCCTTAATCCTGTTTGTAAAATCAGCAGGTTTATCATAACAATGAAAAGAAATAACATCCGATTGTTCCAATTGTAATTTAAAAATGGGTTTCATCCCTTTTTCAGACCAATTACCTGCCCAAACTCCTGATGTTAACGGTTGCGAAGGATTACTTGAACGAGCCCATTCGAAAGTTTTTTCTAAGAGTTTATAAACTAGTTCTTCTTTAT
This region of Flavobacterium lacustre genomic DNA includes:
- a CDS encoding glycoside hydrolase family 43 protein → MKINNSMLKQTLLLILFCIGSNTVSAQQTFTNPILDYGADPYSTYHNGYYYYTHTMQNQIVLWKTKNLADLKNAERKTIWIAPKNTQYSSEVWAPEFHFIKGKWYVYFAADNGSNNSHRMYALENSSKNPMEGEWIFKGKIASQTDKWAIDGNVFTYKKQLYMIWAGWEGDTNGQQNIYIAKMKTPTQIDGERVLISSPTNSWELYGALHDDVNPAQVNVNEGPQFLTHKKKVFIVFSASGCWTDNYSLGLLTFTGKNNLLDPSAWVKTDKPILEQSDKTKVYAPGHNSFFKSPNGKEDWILYHANSNPGDGCGVKRSPRMQQIKWDKNGNPVIGNPISEGVSLAIPTM
- a CDS encoding glycoside hydrolase family 2 protein, which translates into the protein MKYKITVLLFLSLICAVHAQWKPQGNKLKTIWSEKVDPNAVLPEYPRPIMEREQWKNLNGLWNYAIKEVGNDMPKKYDGKILVPFAIESSLSGVMKEVGAKNELWYETNFSVPANWKSKNILLHFGAVDWKTEIWLNGIKIGSHTGGYTPFSFDITPFLTSKNQTLTVKVWDPSNEGPQPRGKQVKNPEGIWYTPVTGIWQTVWIEPVSKKYITTVKTTPNIDTKTIQLIPEIAGSSAEEIVEVAIYDNDQLIGSAKAVVGQAIEIAIATPKLWSPESPFLYHTKIRLLKNKTVLDEVKGYFAMRKISKKRDENGIVRMQLNNKNYFEFGPLDQGWWPDGLYTAPTDEALKYDIIKTKELGFNMIRKHVKVEPERWYTHCDQLGILVWQDMPSGDEQPIWQNLKYFNGTELHRTAESEAIYRKEWKEIMNHLYSYPSIVVWVPFNEGWGQFKTTEIAEWTMAHDPTRLINPASGGNHFTTGDILDLHNYPGPDMYLYDGQRVTVLGEYGGIGLPLEGHLWKSDNNWGYVKFKNSDEVTAEYIKYAKQLKTMAKSGFSAAVYTQTTDVEGEVNGFMTYDRKVDKMNFREIKKINQEVIQSIN